Proteins from a single region of Corvus hawaiiensis isolate bCorHaw1 chromosome 6, bCorHaw1.pri.cur, whole genome shotgun sequence:
- the FOXA1 gene encoding hepatocyte nuclear factor 3-alpha yields MLGTVKMEGHETSDWNSYYADTQEAYSSVPVSNMNSGLGSMNTMNTYMTMNTMTTSGNMTSSSFNMSYANTGLGAGLSPGAVAGMPAGSAGPVNGMPAGVAAMGTALSPGGINAMSAQPAPMNGLSPYGGMNPCMSPMAYTQSNLGRTRDAKSFKRTYPHAKPPYSYISLITMAIQQAPSKMLTLSEIYQWIMDLFPYYRQNQQRWQNSIRHSLSFNDCFVKVARSPDKPGKGSYWTLHPDSGNMFENGCYLRRQKRFKCEKPANSKATQEGRKDQAGASSSSSNSPLHRGHNKPAQLDTTTSLSSSNPSTSPQSMDHSGSSTELKTSASAASSTISSVPTLASVPHPPHSLAHEPQLHLKGDPHYSFNHPFSINNLMSSSEQQHKLDFKAYEQALQYSSYGASIPGGLPLGSASMAGRSSIEPSALEPSYYQGVYSRPVLNTS; encoded by the coding sequence GCCTATTCCTCGGTGCCCGTGAGCAACATGAATTCGGGGCTGGGCTCCATGAACACCATGAACACCTACATGACCATGAACACCATGACGACAAGCGGCAACATGACCTCCAGCTCCTTCAACATGTCCTACGCCAATacggggctgggggctgggctGAGTCCCGGTGCCGTGGCCGGCATGCCGGCAGGCTCGGCGGGGCCCGTGAACGGCATGCCGGCCGGCGTGGCCGCCATGGGCACAGCGCTGAGCCCCGGCGGCATCAACGCCATGTCTGCCCAGCCGGCCCCCATGAACGGGCTGAGCCCCTACGGCGGCATGAACCCCTGCATGAGCCCCATGGCCTACACCCAGTCCAACCTCGGCAGGACACGGGACGCTAAGTCCTTCAAGCGGACCTACCCCCACGCCAAGCCGCCCTACTCCTACATCTCCCTCATCACCATGGCCATCCAGCAGGCACCCAGCAAGATGCTGACGCTGAGTGAGATCTACCAGTGGATCATGGACCTTTTCCCCTACTACCGACAGAACCAGCAGCGCTGGCAGAACAGCATCCGCCACTCGCTCTCTTTCAATGACTGTTTCGTCAAGGTGGCCCGCTCCCCCGACAAGCCCGGCAAGGGCTCCTATTGGACCCTGCACCCCGACTCCGGCAACATGTTTGAAAATGGCTGTTACCTCCGCCGGCAAAAGCGCTTCAAGTGCGAGAAGCCGGCGAACAGTAAAGCCACTCAGGAGGGTAGGAAAGATCAGGCCGGGGCCTCTAGTTCAAGCTCCAACTCCCCCCTGCACAGAGGCCACAACAAACCCGCACAGCTGGACACCACCAcctctctctccagctccaACCCGTCCACCAGCCCCCAGTCTATGGACCACAGTGGATCAAGCACGGAGCTAAAGACGTCGGCCTCGGCCGCCTCCTCCACCATCAGCTCTGTACCCACCTTGGCCTCCGTCCCACACCCCCCTCACTCCTTAGCCCACGAACCTCAGCTCCACCTCAAGGGCGATCCCCACTACTCCTTCAACCACCCATTTTCCATCAACAACCTCATGTCCTCCtcggagcagcagcacaagctggACTTCAAAGCCTACGAGCAGGCGCTGCAATATTCCTCCTACGGGGCCAGCATCCCCGGCGGGCTGCCCCTGGGCAGCGCCTCCATGGCTGGCCGGAGCAGCATCGAGCCCTCGGCCCTAGAGCCCTCCTACTACCAAGGTGTGTATTCCAGACCCGTGCTAAACACCTCCTAG